The genomic interval ATATGTGTTTTGCTTGAAGATTGAAATGTTAGAAATAGTAAACTAGGTTTTCAGTAGAGCACCAAACtcctttcatcaagatcaagcccaatgaaaagagaaaatcctGCATCTTTGTCTGGACCTTtgtcaaaatgtaatgggttctttcttggccctcGTCCTTCCGCTAAGTTCCATTCCCTAGTTTTTTCCGTAATCCTGTTGACACACAAATGGCCAggggcaaaaaaacacaaccccaATTAATTAATCCGAACAAATTTAAATAACCTTAAATATAATTATCATGTTTATTTAGGATGAAAGAAAATTCtgagagaaatggaaaaaagcTAAAATTATCCGTGTTAgcaatttacagttttttttaaagttgcatCCTTCACGGTGACACTGTAAGTAAATGAAAATTTGAGGTTTGCCCTGCAGCTCGTCATGGACGCAATTCGTTTCTTTCCCTACTTCATTTAAAACAGATCTGCTAAAAAATTTAAAGTAATTAGTTTAGACTGATCTCCTGCATCATTAACCAGTGTGAACACACCCATGTGGTTTAGAAGTTCATCCGAGGGCACGCTTGCGTAACACGTGGAGGCGGGACTGaggatgccccccccccctccctttacAGTAACAGATGTGGGAATGCCCTTCAACAGCTTCAACTGCTGGTGGCTGGTTCCTCGTTCCACATACGAGAGCTACTATGAAATCGGCTCAACAGATAAAGGGCACTGGAAGGAAGTGGTTTTTAGAAAAatgcttttcatttgaaaaaaatcttaaaaGCAAGAGTCGCACGTCAAAGTTTTGGTTGAACCAAAATGTTTATATCCGACCACCTTTATGTCTCCTTACTGGCTACAGGGGCtgcatgttttcaggttgtcttCCTGAAATAtatgagaaaagagaggaaatttCTTCAGATATTATACAAACTTTCGGTTGGACTCAAGGATCAAAAGTCTAGGTCTCTGTGACCTCAGGAATCGCATCTTGTGCCTTGTGAACGCAACATTTCAGGAACACTTTCAGGGATTCCTTTCAGATTTGGAACAAACCTTCCCTTGGTGTCccagattaactgattagatttgggtggtcaaaTGTCAATGTCTTGAAATTTGGTAAAAACTTTCTTTTAAACTCAAAAGTGAGGTGAATAGATTTTGGTCATTGAAAATCAAAGGTCAATGTAACTGTGATTTCACAAATTCCTTTTTTGCTACTTGTGAACGTGTTATCTCAAGAATGCCACAAGAGCATCTATTCAAATTTGGCAAAATGTTTTACTTAGACTCACAGAACGTGTTATGTAAGATATCTGCAGCCGGACACGAGGACAGTGCTGGGATGAATAAAGATTTGACCCGTTCAGTGAGAAGCAGAGGTGCAGAGAAGAAGTCGACTCTAATCAGCTGCGGTTTAGCGTTTCCTGCTGGGTGCTgtgcagagagaggagctgcagctgtggcTTGAGGAGATCAGTCAAACGGAAAAAAAGTCCCACTATGTCtctcattcatcatcatcattttcatatacctctctccttcctttctctccttttctcttttagtCCACTTAATCTACTTGCATATGCCTCTCCACCAGTTCAGAGCTGCATAAAAAATGCAGTGCTCATTAAGTCTTAATTAGACTCGGTGCCAAAGTCTTACAACACCCGAGTGAGTGAGCACAGCACGAGTAGAGCCGGGACTGATTAGTCGGGACAAGTGAACAGCCAAAGCTCCGTCTGTGTGTGACTTTCTGACACCGGTTGACCCTCGTGTGCCTCCACGTGGTCATGTGTTTCCGTCCCCGTCCCCCTGGCAGCCCGGGCACGCACGACATTTGCTGCAAGGTCCTGTGAGAAACCCATTTTCTGAGAACTGCCagaacacagaggagggagCCTTATCTGCTGCTGGCACATGTACCGACACATGTACACGCACACATTTCACGCTTTTTGtcgccctcctcctcacacacaaatcacaactTGCTGTTTATCGCTTCTGAGAACAAACATCACTTCGCTGACATCTCACATGGAGGGAATATCTTTGCTTTAACATTAGTAAGAGATGCAAACTCCCCTGTGTGCTCAGAGGGCCCTCGCCCGCATTCCACAAACCTGTGCAGACCCAGAGTCCCGGTGCTGCAGGTCTCATGGCTACAGACGGGCTGTGAAGTCTTTCGATTCTCAGAAGCACTGAATGAGGATGGGTGTTCTCGAGGATGTTTCCCTGCGATCACTCAGACAGTCAGTTCCTCGAACTTCCTCAGGAAAGACTTCTCATTTTTCCTGTTTACCTGCCAACCACATTGTTGTGTCAGCTCTCAAAGTGACCTCTCGCTTTCCTGTACTATTCACCTATAGACCTTAGTCTGCCATAGGGTAAGACCAGAgtcaataatatatatatatatatacatgtatctATATATGCATGTACACTAACTCTGATCCAGTACTATATTAGTGCTGTACATAGTAAATGTGTGACACAAGTTTAGCTGACACCAGCAGAAGTTCGGGAAGCCATGGTCTGTGTTAAGGGGGAATTGTGAGCGTGTCATGCAGCCGACTTAAAATCCCACACATGTGATTTTTTAATCGTGACTGACCCATTTAAAAGTCTAATCAAAGGACACTGAGCGAGCTGTCAGCACAATAGGACATTGTTATGTTGCTAAGCTACTTACTACTGTAAATAGgttgatataatatatgatgtCTTAGTGCCTGGTGCCCGCCACCTCGTCCCCTTCGCCGTGTCTCATGCACTGGGTCTGAAGAGCCCTGTGAAGTTTATCAAGAGCCTGCTGTAGGTCGGTTTCCACATGTTTAATCCTAACTCAAAGAATTAGTTGAAactgcaaagaaaagaaagagcatgaatgtgtgtgtgtgtgtgtgtgtgtgtgtgtgcgaggtaGGCTTAGTCTTTGTCTGAACTATGGGGTCAGCACCCAAACTGGGTCATGACTCTGTTTCTTGTTTCCCATGACATGGAAactaatatttttttaatgagtcTGCTCTgcggggagagagaggtgttaCTGGGTGCAAACTCTGGAGGCAGGACAGGTCACTCACAGTCTTCAATTAAGAGAGAGCAGCTCTCCCGGGCTGGTTCCTCCTGCTCACACGAAGCAGCtgactgccctctgctggtcataaCAACACACTGCTCTAAATCATTTATAGACTCTGGATCAAGCACACAGGCTTGACGTTCTTTTGGTTGAGGCATAAATTAACTTATTTAGATATTCAGTGTGATGACCTGTATGTATTGTGTGGATTTACATTATATCGTTTTTCATGTCTCCTTTCCTTTGTCCCTGCAGCTCCCCAACATGTTCGGTGCCCTGAGCTCCACCATCATGTCTCTGATGATCGGCTCCTATGCTTCGTCCGCTGTCACCTTCCCTGGAGTCAGGGTAACTTAAACATTTACTGTTATACTGACTCAATAACAACTATCTGGTGAACATAGTCAAGTATTTTGCAGAGTCAGATATTTGccaaaacagattaaaaaaggatcaaaatttaaaatattgttgttCTGCGTCAGCTAAATGTCTTAGTGATCAACTGTGACTATAACAATGTAATAATATGAAGTCAGTATTGTGTTAATTGTTTATTCTGTGGCCCCTAAGTCACAAATCATATCAGTTAATGAAGCTTTTGAAGCATATGCAATTAACCTAAAAAAATCTTGTTTGTctaattttgaaaaacaaactttattaacagGAGTATTTACAAACAATCAGCGctttgtccaaaacatttcaagtcacttttcaaacaaaagacacaaaacaaaatcgTTTCACATTCTGCACTTGTAAATGTGGAATTCCCCTTCCAGGATCAACACATTCATTAGAAACTCTACAATCATCATGtccaaaatatgtatttatagtCTCTTAAGTTCCCATCAAGATGACATGTAGATGAAATATTCTGTATAATTGGCTAACCTGTTTGTCTCGCTCCTGTTTCCACGCAGCTGATCTACGATGCAGGCGTCTCCTTCAAGGTGATCATGTGGACGTGGGCCGGTCTTGCTGGGGCTGTCTGTCTAAACTGTTTCTTAAACTGGCCTGTAGAGGGTTTCCCGACACCTGAAGAAGTGGACTATAGGTCAGTTAGACAGAGCCAGTCTGTTCCTTCACCACATCTCAGTGATGAGAGGTCACATACGTGTTAATCAGGACCAGGACCCACTAACCCTGATGTTTGCATTTAACAGTAAGATCCTCACTGTGAAAGAGCTGCCGTCATCGGAAGACAAGATGGCATCAGAGACACATAAGCAGATAAACGGAGACGTGCAACACCCGACAGAGAAGCTGTCTAGTGGTCCTGACTCTGCATCCAGTaagtcagcaaacacacactcagatgagTAATTGAGGAAAAAGtctaagaatttttttttgcatttttgtctCCCTAATCCCATTGTGACAGGTTGACAGAAATAGATTTCCTTCAATTTTTACCATTGCTCTCTATAAGGCAGATGCATTCTTTTGTCGAGCTGTAACTTTCCCATGACATAAAGTTGgaattctcctcctctctttagATGCTGTTCCGTTCCGCCGGTCCGTGTTCTCTCCCATCTTCCTGTGGAGTTTGGTCACCATGGGAATGTCCCAGTTAAGGATCATCTTCTTCATGGGGGCGATGAACAAAATGCTGGAGTTCGTGGTCCTGCATGGTGAACAGAATCGTGAGTGTCAAACCCTCAACCACAGCCCCAgcaaacactttatttattgtacGTTGTTAATCACTTTGATGGAATATTGACAGAATGTGTCTCTCTTTATATTTCAGCTTCCGAGCATCTGGCCTTGGAAGCAGAAACAAATGGTGAGCAGTGTAATAATGTGGCTTGAAATCCTGCACTTTTTGTCACTTGTCTGGTAAATCTTACATTTTTCTTATTCGATTTCCCTCAGTGGGTTTCTACTCTTCCATCTTCGGcacactgcagctgctgtgtctTCTCACATGTCCTCTCATTGGCTACATCATGGACTGGAAGATGAAGGATTGTGAAGAGGAGCCGACCGCTTTCTCAGGCACAGAGCCCAGGTACATCCAGTGTCCAGATATGGCCAGGAAACGATCTTTATAAAGATGATGTCAAGACAGTCGTGACTCGTGGCCTTTTGATGAAAGATGAGTGTGGTGATGATGTAGCACCTTTGTCCTCATCAGAGAGACCAGTGGAACCAAGGGTGACCGTAAGATCCAGAAAGTGACCAACGCCATGAGAGCCTTCATCCTCACCAACGTGCTGCTCATCTCTTTCGGGTGCTGCTGCCTCATAGACAACCTGCCTCTTCAGGtagaacactcacacacacacgtcacagcAGCAAAGGAACAAGTAAATAAGTACGGAATAAAAAGTCCCAACAATCAGAAAcagtgatttttttgtttgtttcttcctctttaGATTTTGACCTTCATCCTCCACACCATGGTCCGAGGCTTCATCCACTCCTGCTGCGGAGGCCTTTACGCGGCTGTGTGAGTGCttatataaataatactgaTGCAATTCTCTGAAAGGTTATTTCTTCGGTTTCGCCCGTTGTTTCAAACTCTCTGTAACCACCCGCCATCTCTCCCACAGATACCCGTCCAACCACTTCGGCACCCTGACAGGCCTCCAGTCCATGATCAGCGCCGTGAtcgctctgctgcagcagccgCTCTTCATGGCCATGGTCGGACCCCTGAAAGGAGACCCCTACTGGGTGAGGACAGACTCTtattaactattattattacattattatacaTACATAATGTGAGCAGCACATCTCTTTAGATGTTGAGAGTGTCAGTCTGTAGGTTTTGGGAATCCACTGACTTTTCCTCTAGCGCTACCACCAGCTTTATATAAACATCTGTTAAATAAATTCTGTTTGCCCCAAGAAATGGTCGAAGCCTGTCACTTTGCATCCAGCTATAGCATCAGGGATATTTCAGTTGATAGATACCTGCAAAACTCACTCTATGTTTATTTTGCCATTTAGAAAATGAATATGAGTCAACATTACTCATATCAAGCCCCTGTtacattatttaattataatgtCTGGAGAAGATGTGTGACTGTAACGCTCCATCTCTGTCGTCCACCTATCCTTCAGATCAACCTCAGTCTGCTGATCGCCTCACTGTCCGGCTTCCTGTTGCCCGGTTACCTGTTCTACCACCGCAGACAGCTGCTGAGGGAAAAGGAGGCCAGAGACAAGCTGGCCGTCCAGCAGGAGATGCAGGCGCTCAACCACAGCGAGGCCAACGGCTTCAAGCCCCACACCAACGGACTCGCTGCTATCGAGGCCTAAATGACACACAAGCCGGGAAATGTcggatttatttttctatgcGCCTTCAGACGGAGATCCGGCAATATATTAGTCCAAATACATATAGtttgacattgttttttttcccgtgGCCATTGGTGGTGAAAATGTCACTCCGCACAACAAACCATATCGTAGGTCAAACAGAGCCCACCGCCCAACCCACCGACTTAGAGCTCTGCTTTTAAATTCTCTGTGATTTAGGGAGAAGTCGTGTCATCatcatgttttgctgtttatttattctagTTAAGGTCAAGGAGCCAAATTTGTGTGATTTAAAGCCATGGATGTCACTCGCACGCACAGACATGCGCACAAATCCTGGTGTATCCACTGCGTgtcatatcacacacaacacggTACTTGAAAAGCTGTTAAACAGACGCCTGAGATAATCATAAGAATCCTCGCTAACACCAAAGAACAGCGTAATGACAATAAGAACGTTACACTTTGTAGTTCAGTATTGTTTGAGATGTGTGCTTGTCAAGCAAACGTTTAAAAGTGTTGTTTCTACTGTAAACCAGCTCAGCAAAAGCTTTAATCATACACCAGACACTATGAGAAGTGTACAAGCTACAAAGGAAAATTTAAAGCATAAGAAAATATGAATACTTGACCTTAAGTATGTATAAAGAGGGTTTTAGGAGTATTTCAGAGCCTAGTTAGTCGCACAGATGCGCACAAATAGGCTGGTTGTAGAGACGCATATCTAcctcctctgttttctgtttttgtactgtctctctgcagccgaCTCCTGTACCTGTCcatcatttattgttttttaagtaGGAAATATTAACCCTTTTAAATGTCAAACGACCCAAACAACAAATTGAATCAGTGCACAATTGTATCCTTGTGTATTAATGTACTTCAGCCCTTGCatttcagaagaaaaaaaaagtgtatttttaaaatggaCACGTTTGTCAGTGTTGTTTAACACTTGTACTGCTTTATGCACAGAAATGAAATAGTGTGTGtataaattatgtatttaagTGTCTTTTTATACTCTAGCTGCAGTAGCTTTAAAAAGGGAAGCGTTCGTTTCTTTATCAGCAAATGTTATTTTGTAGTGTGCTGATCATGGATGAAGCTCATGTGATTCACTTTGTATTCTGCTTTTTGCGTTTTTGATTATGGAGCAAATACCAAACAAAAATACTTAAAAGATTctgtttttgttccataacaTCATCcctctcataaacacacacacacacatacatatatatataaatatatacacataaagacacaaataTGAACCGATGGCAGGGGAGACATTGGCTGTGATGGCGGCTTCAGTTTTGAATCACATAATACATTGTTTCAGCCTCCACCTGCAAATGTGTTCACATCTTCCTATGTGATCACAGTGTACTGTATGTTTTCTGTACCGGTTTGTTCTGCACTGCAAGTTTCATGTAGATTTATGAAATCAATTTCAGAGTGAAGACAGCTTTAGtggatttctttatttagtttgaaGCATTTCTTTTCTGCTTTCCAGTTCGACGTGGAAACAAAGTAGTTACTTTTCACCCTGAGGACAAACAATACCGTTTCAAAGTTTCAGCTCTGTGCCTTTGTCCTGACTTTATCTCATAGCGAGTGCGAGATTCATTTATGTGCCAAACGTAAACCAAAGCCATGATTAGAGACTGTAAAGCTTGTAGTTAGTACAGTACTATTCCTCAggagaacacacaaacagtaccTTAGTCCTGCAGTTAACACCAGTCCGGTCATAATGTTtggtttttgttgatttttcattgatttctcactTCAGAGGCTGGAGTTTGTATTGTTGAGTATAAAAAACTGATGAGTACATTTCATTCACTGTTGAAAAGACTTTCCAGTTTGGCTTATGTCAAGACTTTCTTTTCACATTACAGTATTTAATGCTGAGACCCGTGTACCATCTATTCCAGCAGCAACTATGTGACCTCTTTGTACCTGTATGATGCCTTTAAACTGACTTTGGAGTAAGGAAGTGTCAGACCTCTGTTAATGCTTACAAGATTTCATGTTAATGTCACTCCATTGTACATATGGATTTGTTATAGGAGCTCAGAGGGGTACCTACTTGAATTGCAATATGAAGTTAAGTTAAATCAACACCTCTAAGCGTCTCTCTAGCTAAATCAAACACcctttcttttatttgtgttttaatactTTA from Limanda limanda chromosome 10, fLimLim1.1, whole genome shotgun sequence carries:
- the slc43a1a gene encoding solute carrier family 43 member 1a, whose protein sequence is MIKPTLLQAYRRRWWMAVTAVIENLLCSAVLLGWGSLLIMLKREGFYSHLCSENSSGLVSSGNSSAAGLDEWASCVDQEEKLNLGFTIGSFLLSATTLPLGILMDKFGPRPIRLVGSSCFGLSCALMALSAYNPDVLSALIFLALSLNGFGGICLTFTSLTLPNMFGALSSTIMSLMIGSYASSAVTFPGVRLIYDAGVSFKVIMWTWAGLAGAVCLNCFLNWPVEGFPTPEEVDYSKILTVKELPSSEDKMASETHKQINGDVQHPTEKLSSGPDSASNAVPFRRSVFSPIFLWSLVTMGMSQLRIIFFMGAMNKMLEFVVLHGEQNPSEHLALEAETNVGFYSSIFGTLQLLCLLTCPLIGYIMDWKMKDCEEEPTAFSGTEPRETSGTKGDRKIQKVTNAMRAFILTNVLLISFGCCCLIDNLPLQILTFILHTMVRGFIHSCCGGLYAAVYPSNHFGTLTGLQSMISAVIALLQQPLFMAMVGPLKGDPYWINLSLLIASLSGFLLPGYLFYHRRQLLREKEARDKLAVQQEMQALNHSEANGFKPHTNGLAAIEA